Proteins encoded together in one Hevea brasiliensis isolate MT/VB/25A 57/8 chromosome 16, ASM3005281v1, whole genome shotgun sequence window:
- the LOC131174694 gene encoding uncharacterized protein LOC131174694, which yields MARTKRKQKSPVVAAASSSSSASDDVPVAALRKKLKGQQNVSKSKSVSESSHSSKGVESSKSTPEKKKTILKQGTDAKKKMGIAKLSGSVDKALLDCKFIKWENFNQVNFHFKELFEFQGWLGVCECANEYYPRLVQEFYRTLRTVDDEDRFEVILNTNTYSVSVELIATALKLPNDGNRISTHKDVARVAGFNLVEFENEVFPASTTKNEKSTSTKALQHIKIIHSMVNYVFCPKSGSYGYLSHLDMCIMWHIVSKVRLNLAYLIFKNMCKAYGIGKLPYAHLLTAVFKELEVNVSKESSRTDLMVLREIHSDTDGRKTRFEKGSSFTAKVDSGSGNEVLNEIQGLTAAVNDHFSSTTQSLDILRKFVDVVDYKVSHLLTQNEELKKLIMDLQQAKEIAAPTKVEVGTQVSADKGESNKVEESPADIACESGKLAEAELEPVVDAPDAQASDHDAPEIDPTADVPTALDDPKVVEAASELPKESEKVPESEPIEPAAPLVEPPPAPLVEPAAVPTQHQEPSLKDHQASAQTQLSAAAVPATKKGTKRYKSTVSNPYQTLAAALEPPSEDDEAEPNDQVADQPPPAPVIKLPRKKMVPTKSTRRSKRLK from the coding sequence ATGGCTCGCACCAAACGAAAACAAAAATCCCCTGTTGTTGCCGCTGCTTCATCTTCCTCGTCCGCCTCCGACGATGTCCCTGTTGCGGCATTGCGGAAGAAACTGAAAGGACAGCAAAACGTGTCGAAATCAAAATCAGTTAGTGAGTCTTCTCACTCGTCCAAGGGTGTCGAATCCTCTAAATCGACGCCAGAAAAGAAGAAGACGATACTGAAGCAAGGGACGGATGCTAAAAAGAAAATGGGTATCGCAAAGCTTTCGGGTTCAGTGGATAAAGCACTGTTGGAttgcaaattcatcaaatgggagaACTTTAATCAGGTAAACTTTCACTTTAAAGAGCTTTTTGAATTTCAAGGTTGGTTGGGTGTCTGTGAATGCGCAAATGAATATTACCCTAGGCTTGTACAAGAATTTTATAGAACCTTGCGCACTGTTGATGATGAGGATCGATTTGAAGTCATTTTGAATACAAATACATATAGTGTCTCTGTTGAATTGATAGCCACGGCTTTAAAATTGCCCAATGATGGAAATAGAATTTCCACGCATAAGGATGTTGCTAGAGTAGCAGGTTTTAATCTGGTTGAGTTTGAAAATGAGGTATTTCCTGCTAGCACTACCAAAAATGAGAAATCCACCAGTACCAAAGCCCTCCAGcatatcaaaattattcacagtaTGGTAAACTATGTGTTCTGTCCGAAATCTGGCAGTTATGGCTATCTGAGTCACTTggacatgtgtattatgtggcacattgtGAGTAAAGTTAGGTTAAATTTAGCCTACTTAATTTTCAAAAACATGTGCAAGGCCTATGGAATTGGTAAACTGCCCTATGCACACTTGTTGactgctgtgtttaaagagctaGAGGTGAATGTCTCTAAGGAAAGCTCTAGGACTGATTTGATGGTGCTTAGAGAAATACATTCAGACACTGATGGGAGAAAGACCAGATTTGAAAAGGGTAGTTCCTTCACTGCTAAAGTTGATTCTGGTTCTGGTAATGAAGTTTTGAATGAAATTCAAGGGCTAACAGCTGCTGTTAATGACCATTTTAGCTCAACAACTCAATCTCTTGATATTCTCAGAAAATTTGTAGATGTTGTTGACTATAAAGTGAGTCACCTACTCActcaaaatgaggagttaaaGAAGTTGATAATGGACCTTCAGCAGGCCAAGGAAATTGCAGCTCCAACTAAAGTTGAGGTTGGCACTCAGGTTTCTGCTGACAAGGGAGAAAGCAACAAAGTTGAAGAGTCTCCTGCTGATATAGCATGTGAAAGTGGTAAACTTGCTGAAGCAGAACTTGAACCTGTAGTGGATGCCCCTGATGCGCAAGCTAGTGACCATGATGCACCTGAGATTGATCCTACAGCTGATGTACCCACTGCACTTGATGATCCCAAGGTTGTAGAAGCTGCAAGTGAGTTACCCAAGGAAAGTGAAAAGGTTCCAGAATCTGAACCCATTGAGCCTGCTGCTCCACTAGTTGAACCTCCTCCTGCTCCACTAGTTGAGCCTGCTGCTGTTCCTACACAGCACCAGGAACCTTCCCTTAAAGACCACCAAGCTAGTGCTCAGACTCAGCTCTCTGCAGCTGCTGTCCCTGCAACCAAGAAAGGTACGAAAAGGTACAAGTCAACCGTATCAAATCCGTACCAGACCCTCGCTGCTGCTCTTGAACCACCTTCTGAAGATGATGAGGCCGAGCCAAATGATCAAGTGGCTGACCAACCACCTCCGGCCCCTGTTATTAAACTGCCTAGGAAGAAAATGGTGCCTACAAAATCCACTCGCAGGAGTAAACGACTTAAATAG
- the LOC110640281 gene encoding cyclic dof factor 2, with product MSEPKDPAIKLFGKTIPLPEIAQGGTSSTTNTCGGAGSFVVDDDSQDQDRPSCASSSLEESNTKADGEERETDKDAVGEKPTESSKQENGARTITSEESSNPDATSGVSENHKMPCVEKENDALKTSKIEEEQSDTSNSQEKTPKKPDKILPCPRCNSMDTKFCYYNNYNVNQPRHFCKNCQRYWTAGGTMRNVPVGAGRRKNKNSASHYRHVTVSEALQNVRTDIPSGIHHPALKTNGTVLTFGSDTQLHESMASVLNLANKTMQNCTRNGFHKPEALRIPVSYGSMENEGDHSNGSSVMASNSKDDVSKSGSQESVMRNCQGFPPQIPCFPGTPWPYPWNSAQWSSPVPPPAFCSPGYPMPFYPTAAYWGCTVPGTWNMPWIPQPSSPNQAALNSGPNSPTLGKHSRDENVQKTKNSGEEPVKECNGERGIWIPKTLRIDDPGEAAKSSIWTTLGIKNDKADPISGRGLFKAFESKGEEKNHTTETSSVLQANPAALSRSLNFHESS from the exons ATGTCGGAGCCGAAAGACCCGGCAATCAAGTTATTTGGGAAGACGATTCCTTTGCCAGAGATCGCTCAGGGAGGTACTAGTTCCACTACTAATACTTGTGGTGGTGCTGGTAGTTTCGTTGTTGATGATGATAGTCAAGATCAGGACCGTCCATCTTGCGCAAGCTCTTCTCTCGAAGAGAGCAATACGAAGGCAGATGGGGAAGAGAGAGAAACTGATAAA GATGCAGTGGGAGAAAAACCAACTGAGAGTAGCAAACAAGAAAATGGAGCCCGAACTATTACTTCAGAAGAGTCATCAAATCCGGATGCAACCTCTGGGGTAAGTGAGAATCATAAGATGCCTTGTGTTGAGAAAGAGAATGATGCATTAAAAACTTCAAAGATAGAGGAAGAGCAGAGTGATACAAGTAATTCACAAGAAAAGACCCCGAAAAAACCTGACAAAATCCTTCCATGCCCTCGCTGTAATAGCATGGACACCAAGTTCTGTTACTACAATAATTACAATGTGAATCAACCCCGGCACTTCTGCAAAAATTGCCAGAGATATTGGACAGCTGGGGGGACTATGAGGAATGTACCTGTTGGTGCTGGTCGTCGAAAAAACAAGAACTCAGCTTCTCATTACCGCCACGTAACTGTTTCTGAAGCTCTTCAGAATGTTCGAACTGATATTCCTAGTGGCATCCACCATCCTGCTTTGAAAACTAATGGGACAGTCCTCACCTTTGGCTCAGATACTCAACTTCATGAATCAATGGCTTCTGTGTTGAATCTTGCCAATAAAACAATGCAGAATTGCACAAGAAATGGGTTTCATAAACCTGAAGCATTAAGGATTCCAGTTTCTTATGGAAGTATGGAAAATGAGGGGGATCATTCAAATGGATCTTCAGTCATGGCATCAAATTCAAAGGATGATGTAAGCAAAAGTGGGTCACAAGAGTCAGTGATGCGAAATTGTCAGGGATTTCCACCTCAGATACCATGTTTTCCTGGCACTCCCTGGCCTTATCCCTGGAATTCAGCTCAGTGGAGCTCTCCAGTACCTCCCCCTGCCTTTTGTTCTCCAGGTTATCCTATGCCATTCTATCCTACAGCAGCTTATTGGGGTTGTACTGTACCAGGAACTTGGAACATGCCTTGGATTCCTCAGCCATCTTCGCCAAACCAAGCTGCACTCAACTCTGGTCCTAACTCTCCAACCTTGGGAAAACATTCAAGAGATGAGAACGTGCAGAAAACAAAAAACTCTGGAGAAGAACCAGTGAAAGAATGTAATGGTGAAAGAGGCATTTGGATTCCAaaaacattgaggattgatgacccTGGAGAAGCTGCAAAGAGCTCCATATGGACGACACTTGGGATTAAGAATGATAAGGCCGATCCAATCAGTGGACGAGGACTATTTAAGGCCTTTGAATCAAAAGGTGAAGAAAAGAATCACACAACTGAAACCTCTTCAGTATTACAagccaatcctgcagcattgtctaggTCACTCAATTTCCATGAGAGTTCATAA
- the LOC110640305 gene encoding uncharacterized protein LOC110640305 isoform X2 yields the protein MTMLHQAKKVGLPLMNLVRFKGVPILEQLHLEEKLLRASSDNWCIVNDGTNAPAIVMGISGKPSELLEIGPVLQDHIPVIKRFTGGGTVIVDCGTIFVTLICNNEDVPGVQPYPRSIMSWSGLLYSQVFQGIGDFQLRENDYVFGDHKFGGNSQSITKSRWIHHTSFLWDYEVRNMAYLKLPARAPKYRSARNHNEFVCRMKEYMPRSVFIERILKALESHFSVKPINLEAVDGSHMAGYVHFTRLLSKQELEAAMTSVLESRALCG from the exons ATGACCATGTTACATCAAGCAAAGAAAGTGGGGCTTCCATTGATGAATCTTGTTAGATTCAAAGGAGTACCCATTTTGGAGCAACTTCATTTGGAGGAAAAGCTGCTTCGTGCCTCTTCGGATAATTGGTGTATTGTTAATGACGGAACAAATGCCCCTGCCATAGTCATGGGAATTTCCGG GAAGCCTTCTGAACTTCTTGAGATTGGACCTGTGTTGCAAGATCATATTCCTGTAATCAAAAGATTTACTGGTGGTGGTACCGTTATTGTTGATTGTGGGACTATTTTTGTCACTCTCATATGCAACAATGAAGATGTTCCTGGAGTGCAACCATATCCTCGTTCTATCATGTCTTGGAGTGGTCTGTTGTATAGTCAAGTGTTTCAAGGGATTGGCGATTTTCAACTTCGTGAGAATG ATTATGTATTCGGTGATCACAAATTTGGTGGAAATTCTCAGTCTATAACAAAAAGTCGATGGATACACCACACTTCCTTTTTATGGGATTATGAGGTTAGGAACATGGCTTACTTGAAGCTACCTGCTAGGGCTCCTAAGTACAGATCT GCAAGAAACCACAATGAATTTGTTTGTCGAATGAAGGAATATATGCCAAGATCAGTTTTCATAGAGAGAATCCTGAAGGCTCTTGAATCCCATTTCTCAGTGAAACCAATAAACTTGGAGGCAGTTGATGGATCTCACATGGCAGGATACGTTCACTTCACCAGGCTTCTTTCAAAGCAGGAACTTGAGGCTGCTATGACGTCTGTGCTTGAGAGCAGAGCTCTTTGTGGTTGA
- the LOC131174695 gene encoding uncharacterized protein LOC131174695 translates to MRPGESIADMSTRFTDLVNLLKALGKRFEEAELVKKILRSLPKSWEAKTTVIQDTKDFKTFTYDELIGSLIAHEMVYKKGEVENEQKKKKSIALKSNKDEDKKKGVAFKVDSSDNSSISSDDEDEMAVLARKFKRAFKKGGSKYKKFLKKYTPKDKHFKDSKEEIVCYECHKPGHIKPKCPLLKKKKGKEDRSKKAMKVVWSNSEESSNDESSDKEAALLCLMACEEKVESSQKDEESDNEVCCKGMKESDKWYIDSGCSKHMVIVLEVFYVFTNAFIFPHLISYSQ, encoded by the exons atgaggccaggagaatcaattgcggatatgagtacaaggtttactgatCTTGTGAATCTTCTCAAAGcgcttggtaaaagatttgaggaagcagaacttgtgaagaaaattcttagatcacttccaaaatcttgggaagcaaagactacagttatccaagataccaaggattttaagactttcacctatgatgaactcattggctctcttattgcacatgagatggtatacaaaaagggtgaagttgaaaatgagcaaaagaagaagaaaagcattgctctcaagtcaaacaaggatgaagataagaagaaaggtgtTGCATttaaagttgactcaagtgacaactcaagtatttcaagtgatgatgaagatgaaatggctgtgcttgcaagaaaatttaaaagagctttcaagaagggtggaagcaaatacaagaaattcttgaagaagtatactcccaaggataaacatttcaaagattcaaaagaagaaattgtatgttatgagtgtcacaaacctggacatatcaagcccaaatgtccattgctcaaaaagaagaaaggaaaagaagataggagcaagaaagctatgaaagtagtatggagcaacagtgaagagtcttcaaatgatgaatcgagtgacaaagaggctgctcTTCTTTGTTTGATGGCATGTGAGGAGAAAGTTGAGAGCTCACAAAAAGATGAAGAAAGCGACAATGAG gtttgttgcaaaggaatgaaggaaagtgataaatggtatatagatagtggttgttcaaagcacatg gTGATTGTTCTTGAAGTTTTCTACGTGTTCACCAATGCATTTATCTTTCCACATTTGATATCATACTCTCAGTAA
- the LOC110640305 gene encoding uncharacterized protein LOC110640305 isoform X3: protein MNLVRFKGVPILEQLHLEEKLLRASSDNWCIVNDGTNAPAIVMGISGKPSELLEIGPVLQDHIPVIKRFTGGGTVIVDCGTIFVTLICNNEDVPGVQPYPRSIMSWSGLLYSQVFQGIGDFQLRENDYVFGDHKFGGNSQSITKSRWIHHTSFLWDYEVRNMAYLKLPARAPKYRSARNHNEFVCRMKEYMPRSVFIERILKALESHFSVKPINLEAVDGSHMAGYVHFTRLLSKQELEAAMTSVLESRALCG, encoded by the exons ATGAATCTTGTTAGATTCAAAGGAGTACCCATTTTGGAGCAACTTCATTTGGAGGAAAAGCTGCTTCGTGCCTCTTCGGATAATTGGTGTATTGTTAATGACGGAACAAATGCCCCTGCCATAGTCATGGGAATTTCCGG GAAGCCTTCTGAACTTCTTGAGATTGGACCTGTGTTGCAAGATCATATTCCTGTAATCAAAAGATTTACTGGTGGTGGTACCGTTATTGTTGATTGTGGGACTATTTTTGTCACTCTCATATGCAACAATGAAGATGTTCCTGGAGTGCAACCATATCCTCGTTCTATCATGTCTTGGAGTGGTCTGTTGTATAGTCAAGTGTTTCAAGGGATTGGCGATTTTCAACTTCGTGAGAATG ATTATGTATTCGGTGATCACAAATTTGGTGGAAATTCTCAGTCTATAACAAAAAGTCGATGGATACACCACACTTCCTTTTTATGGGATTATGAGGTTAGGAACATGGCTTACTTGAAGCTACCTGCTAGGGCTCCTAAGTACAGATCT GCAAGAAACCACAATGAATTTGTTTGTCGAATGAAGGAATATATGCCAAGATCAGTTTTCATAGAGAGAATCCTGAAGGCTCTTGAATCCCATTTCTCAGTGAAACCAATAAACTTGGAGGCAGTTGATGGATCTCACATGGCAGGATACGTTCACTTCACCAGGCTTCTTTCAAAGCAGGAACTTGAGGCTGCTATGACGTCTGTGCTTGAGAGCAGAGCTCTTTGTGGTTGA
- the LOC110640268 gene encoding probable calcium-binding protein CML46, translated as MENLSFIELFIILLDILLCELFRYKVGYLQKFFSRFWFSIRSKLSFGKSKVCEENKNQDSESSNQQDYFSRRDDRNLCREEVEMVMGKLGLFCSAESEELKESMGSDELSQLFDEREPSLEEVKKAFDVFDEKRDGFIDAEELQRVLQTLGLKEGFTLENCRKMIRACDENRDGRIDFNEFVKFMENIFS; from the coding sequence ATGGAAAACTTATCATTTATCGAGCTATTCATTATATTGCTTGACATTTTATTGTGTGAATTATTTCGATATAAGGTCGGTTACTTGCAGAAATTTTTCTCAAGATTTTGGTTCTCTATCCGATCCAAACTTAGCTTTGGTAAGTCAAAGGTGTGCGAAGAGAACAAGAACCAAGATTCTGAGTCGTCCAACCAGCAGGATTACTTTAGCAGGAGAGATGATAGGAACCTCTGCAGAGAAGAGGTGGAGATGGTGATGGGGAAATTAGGACTTTTTTGCAGCGCAGAAAGTGAGGAGCTTAAGGAGTCGATGGGTTCTGATGAGCTTTCCCAGCTGTTTGATGAGAGGGAGCCAAGCTTAGAGGAAGTAAAAAAGGCTTTTGATGTTTTCGATGAGAAGAGAGATGGTTTTATTGATGCTGAAGAGTTGCAGAGAGTCCTCCAAACATTGGGACTAAAGGAAGGATTTACGCTGGAGAACTGCAGGAAAATGATCAGAGCTTGCGATGAAAACAGAGACGGAAGAATAGACTTCAATGAATTTGTAAAATTCATGGAGAACATCTTTTCTTGA
- the LOC110640305 gene encoding uncharacterized protein LOC110640305 isoform X1, whose translation MHFLGTSEFLTQRASSLIQFSCLMTMLHQAKKVGLPLMNLVRFKGVPILEQLHLEEKLLRASSDNWCIVNDGTNAPAIVMGISGKPSELLEIGPVLQDHIPVIKRFTGGGTVIVDCGTIFVTLICNNEDVPGVQPYPRSIMSWSGLLYSQVFQGIGDFQLRENDYVFGDHKFGGNSQSITKSRWIHHTSFLWDYEVRNMAYLKLPARAPKYRSARNHNEFVCRMKEYMPRSVFIERILKALESHFSVKPINLEAVDGSHMAGYVHFTRLLSKQELEAAMTSVLESRALCG comes from the exons ATGCATTTCTTGGGCACTAGTGAATTTTTGACTCAGAGGGCGAGTTCCCTGATCCAATTTTCCTGCTTAATGACCATGTTACATCAAGCAAAGAAAGTGGGGCTTCCATTGATGAATCTTGTTAGATTCAAAGGAGTACCCATTTTGGAGCAACTTCATTTGGAGGAAAAGCTGCTTCGTGCCTCTTCGGATAATTGGTGTATTGTTAATGACGGAACAAATGCCCCTGCCATAGTCATGGGAATTTCCGG GAAGCCTTCTGAACTTCTTGAGATTGGACCTGTGTTGCAAGATCATATTCCTGTAATCAAAAGATTTACTGGTGGTGGTACCGTTATTGTTGATTGTGGGACTATTTTTGTCACTCTCATATGCAACAATGAAGATGTTCCTGGAGTGCAACCATATCCTCGTTCTATCATGTCTTGGAGTGGTCTGTTGTATAGTCAAGTGTTTCAAGGGATTGGCGATTTTCAACTTCGTGAGAATG ATTATGTATTCGGTGATCACAAATTTGGTGGAAATTCTCAGTCTATAACAAAAAGTCGATGGATACACCACACTTCCTTTTTATGGGATTATGAGGTTAGGAACATGGCTTACTTGAAGCTACCTGCTAGGGCTCCTAAGTACAGATCT GCAAGAAACCACAATGAATTTGTTTGTCGAATGAAGGAATATATGCCAAGATCAGTTTTCATAGAGAGAATCCTGAAGGCTCTTGAATCCCATTTCTCAGTGAAACCAATAAACTTGGAGGCAGTTGATGGATCTCACATGGCAGGATACGTTCACTTCACCAGGCTTCTTTCAAAGCAGGAACTTGAGGCTGCTATGACGTCTGTGCTTGAGAGCAGAGCTCTTTGTGGTTGA
- the LOC110640301 gene encoding transcription factor CSA-like, with protein MNIHCTSSMEPFTDMASHNICYCDPLNHKGHHHMAFPLMSNCTCSLESNQNNDVNDKCNADQRSVIGGQELIKHRPSSKVCARGHWKPAEDTKLKELVALYGPQNWNLIAEKLKGRSGKSCRLRWFNQLDPRINRSAFSEEEEARLMTAHRIYGNKWALIARLFPGRTDNAVKNHWHVLMARKYREQSVAYRSRKQTEAATRGVEDGSASLSRDTDMNVVEAKSPNLCNARMIKPSHHFRLAGSKGFCDVTSTEEAATSGKVLFVRSSNLLSLPHGSCAEQTPFDLFSGHKSYDIGSQNGTTFTVSHNMLQSSNHHFSAGFSDSMASPTSQVSASEPSSSSSLSSAENNATRHSETTISPPFIDFLGVGPLEEFEVNTERSRES; from the exons ATGAATATTCACTGCACCTCCTCAATGGAGCCTTTCACAGACATGGCTTCTCACAACATTTGTTACTGTGACCCCCTTAATCACAAGGGTCATCATCATATGGCTTTTCCACTAATGTCCAATTGTACCTGTAGCTTGGAGAGTAACCAAAACAATGACGTTAATGATAAATGTAATGCTGATCAGAGGTCAGTAATAGGTGGCCAGGAATTAATAAAGCATCGTCCGTCGTCAAAGGTTTGTGCTAGAGGCCATTGGAAACCTGCAGAGGACACTAAACTCAAGGAGCTTGTTGCACTTTATGGGCCTCAAAACTGGAACCTTATAGCTGAAAAGTTGAAAGGAAGATCAG GTAAAAGTTGCAGACTGAGATGGTTCAACCAGCTAGACCCAAGAATCAATCGGAGTGCTTTCAGCGAAGAGGAAGAAGCAAGGCTTATGACAGCTCATAGAATTTATGGAAACAAATGGGCCTTAATTGCTAGACTTTTCCCTGGGAGGACAGATAATGCAGTTAAAAATCACTGGCATGTTTTAATGGCTAGAAAATACAGAGAGCAATCCGTCGCTTACAGAAGTAGAAAACAGACTGAAGCTGCTACAAGAGGGGTGGAAGATGGCAGTGCTTCTCTGAGCAGAGATACAGACATGAATGTAGTTGAAGCCAAATCTCCCAATCTTTGCAATGCCAGAATGATCAAACCATCTCATCACTTCCGACTTGCTGGTTCTAAAGGTTTTTGTGACGTGACTTCCACTGAAGAAGCAGCCACAAGTGGTAAAGTCTTGTTTGTTAGAAGCAGCAATTTGCTCTCTCTTCCCCATGGATCTTGTGCAGAACAGACACCTTTCGATTTGTTTTCTG GTCACAAGAGTTATGATATTGGGAGTCAGAATGGAACCACATTCACAGTTTCCCACAACATGCTACAATCAAGCAACCATCACTTTTCTGCAGGCTTCTCAGACTCCATGGCATCACCAACATCTCAAGTCTCAGCTAGTGAACCATCTTCATCATCATCGCTATCATCCGCAGAGAACAATGCAACCAGACATTCTGAGACCACCATATCACCACCATTTATAGATTTTCTTGGAGTAGGGCCTCTTGAAGAATTTGAAGTGAACACTGAGAGGTCTAGAGAGTCGTAG